From Nocardia sp. XZ_19_385, the proteins below share one genomic window:
- a CDS encoding alpha/beta-hydrolase family protein — translation MLEKAGALTRLRTRGVVVVRRVEDIIDLNYVGLIFATLFFALSVTPSLVPRDWMFQGLISGINAALGYGVGCVLEWLFRVWMHHSPKLGPRLLAAIPPTWVRYSVKSSILLTAALTAGLMLVQSARWQREITALMGMEGTTTPAYLRTGLLSLAVGAAVVAGYRTIREIVLALARQLNRWIRVPREFAPALGLLLLTIFTLTVVNGVASRAFFAVANSAFSVRNDHTSVNAVQPQLTERSGSPDSLARWETLGFEGRWFVSHGPTAAQIAEVTGKPAREPIRAYVGLESAADPEARAQLAAAELERTGAFDRKVIVVVTTTGTGWVNSLAAGSVEYMYGGDTAIIASQYSYLPSVLSFLADRGKAATAGKLVFDAVHTHWSARPSGARPKLLVYGESLGSQGSEAAFDGLSDLRAKVDGALWVGPPNSNQMWKQLVSRRDPGSREVEPMYADGLVVRFAAGSSDLARPTTEWRPPRIAYLQHPSDPIVWWSTDLIFSQPDWLAETRGSDVSSQMRWWPFVTFWQVAADLTNAQGVTDGHGHRYGSLVLDGWVAIAEPPGWTADLSDKIRTQLEAAEDLERELK, via the coding sequence GTGCTCGAGAAGGCTGGTGCCCTGACGAGGCTGCGTACGCGTGGCGTCGTGGTGGTGCGCCGCGTCGAGGACATCATCGATCTCAACTATGTCGGGTTGATCTTCGCCACGCTGTTCTTCGCGCTGTCGGTGACACCGTCGCTGGTGCCGCGGGACTGGATGTTCCAGGGCTTGATCAGTGGGATCAATGCCGCCCTCGGGTACGGCGTGGGGTGTGTGCTGGAGTGGCTGTTCCGCGTCTGGATGCACCACTCGCCCAAGCTCGGGCCGCGGTTGCTTGCGGCCATTCCGCCGACCTGGGTGCGCTATTCGGTGAAGTCGTCGATTCTGCTCACCGCCGCGCTGACCGCCGGACTGATGCTGGTGCAGTCGGCGCGCTGGCAGCGGGAGATCACCGCGCTCATGGGTATGGAAGGCACCACCACCCCGGCCTACCTGCGGACCGGCCTGCTCAGCCTGGCGGTCGGCGCCGCCGTGGTCGCGGGTTACCGCACCATCCGGGAAATCGTGCTCGCCCTGGCCCGTCAGCTCAACCGCTGGATCCGGGTGCCGCGCGAATTCGCCCCGGCCCTCGGCTTGCTGCTGCTGACGATCTTCACTTTGACGGTCGTCAACGGTGTTGCTTCCCGCGCCTTCTTCGCCGTCGCCAACTCCGCCTTCAGCGTCCGCAACGACCACACCTCCGTGAACGCGGTGCAACCGCAGCTGACCGAACGGTCCGGCAGCCCCGACTCCCTGGCGCGGTGGGAAACCCTCGGCTTCGAAGGCCGCTGGTTCGTCTCGCACGGACCGACCGCGGCCCAGATCGCCGAGGTCACGGGAAAGCCTGCCCGCGAACCGATCCGCGCCTACGTGGGGCTGGAATCCGCGGCCGACCCCGAGGCCCGGGCCCAGCTCGCCGCCGCCGAACTCGAACGGACCGGCGCCTTCGACCGCAAGGTCATCGTGGTCGTCACCACGACCGGCACCGGCTGGGTGAACTCGCTCGCGGCCGGCTCCGTCGAATACATGTACGGCGGCGACACCGCGATCATCGCCTCGCAGTACTCCTATCTGCCCAGCGTCCTGTCCTTCCTCGCCGACCGCGGCAAGGCCGCCACCGCGGGCAAGCTGGTGTTCGACGCGGTGCACACACATTGGTCGGCCCGCCCTTCGGGGGCGCGCCCGAAACTCCTCGTCTACGGCGAGAGTCTCGGCTCGCAGGGCTCCGAAGCCGCCTTCGACGGCCTCTCCGACCTCCGTGCGAAGGTCGACGGCGCGCTCTGGGTGGGCCCACCCAACTCGAATCAGATGTGGAAGCAACTGGTTTCGCGCCGTGACCCCGGTTCCCGCGAAGTCGAGCCGATGTACGCCGACGGGCTGGTCGTCCGCTTCGCCGCCGGCAGTTCCGATCTCGCCCGCCCCACCACCGAGTGGCGGCCCCCGCGCATCGCCTACCTGCAGCACCCCTCCGACCCCATCGTCTGGTGGTCCACGGATCTGATCTTCTCCCAACCGGATTGGCTCGCCGAAACGCGCGGCTCCGATGTGTCCTCGCAGATGCGCTGGTGGCCCTTCGTCACCTTCTGGCAGGTGGCCGCCGACCTGACCAACGCCCAGGGCGTCACCGACGGCCACGGGCACCGCTACGGCTCCCTGGTCCTGGACGGCTGGGTCGCCATCGCCGAGCCGCCCGGCTGGACCGCCGACCTCTCCGACAAGATCCGCACCCAACTCGAGGCCGCCGAGGACCTCGAGCGCGAGCTGAAATGA
- a CDS encoding sterol carrier family protein has product MAGRTTVDPAELRAAVAAVTPWLVDDALDAPPRSALAAAVRATARTLAASAPGHSVEVRVPPFVAVQCIEGPRHTRGTPPNVVETDPRTWLLLATGLLDFDSAVDAGTLTASGSRAPEVAHWLPIAKPAAG; this is encoded by the coding sequence GTGGCAGGACGAACGACCGTTGACCCCGCCGAGCTGCGAGCAGCCGTGGCGGCAGTGACCCCTTGGCTGGTGGACGACGCCCTCGACGCCCCGCCCCGATCCGCGCTGGCCGCGGCCGTCCGCGCCACCGCGCGCACCCTTGCCGCGTCCGCGCCCGGCCACTCGGTGGAGGTCCGCGTTCCGCCCTTCGTCGCGGTGCAATGCATCGAGGGCCCCCGCCACACCCGCGGCACCCCACCCAACGTCGTCGAGACCGACCCCCGCACCTGGCTGCTGCTGGCGACCGGCCTACTCGACTTCGATTCGGCCGTCGACGCGGGCACCCTCACCGCCTCCGGCAGCCGAGCACCCGAAGTCGCCCACTGGCTTCCGATAGCCAAACCGGCCGCCGGCTGA
- a CDS encoding glycosyltransferase 87 family protein, with the protein MSDRAVPNSSGQPDVTPVRQGWWLLLAVVAFAASVLVSLRAQWWRGYIDLLVYRNGAQAWLDGNDLYGELPQVLGIHLPFTYPPLAALFFTPLALLPLTAAAVVMIALSVLSLGVTLWLVLVRIRPELPRAAVLALVIGAVAVAQLLEPVRQTLGFGQINLLLMAAVTADCLVRKPFWPRGMLIGIAISIKLVPAAFLLYFLLRRDWQALRNIGISAVAAVGAGFLLFPKDSVQYWFHTVTDTGRIGSPHFAGNQSLKGMLFRLGLDTPVATALWLTLSAVALALAVVWMRRLLDEGATVTALLVNAFALLLVSPVSWSHHWVWTAPALLVAASAIERGNRNPWFLGAVAAFAALLLIGPQWHLPWQRELDWTWWQQLVGSSYVLAALAVLIFAAVQSSAVGVRKAASAAA; encoded by the coding sequence ATGAGCGATCGAGCGGTGCCGAATTCGAGCGGTCAGCCGGACGTGACGCCGGTCCGCCAGGGCTGGTGGTTGCTCCTTGCCGTCGTGGCGTTCGCCGCTTCCGTGCTGGTCTCGCTGCGCGCGCAGTGGTGGCGCGGCTACATCGATCTGCTGGTCTATCGGAACGGCGCCCAGGCCTGGCTCGACGGCAACGACCTCTACGGCGAGCTGCCCCAGGTGCTGGGCATCCACCTGCCGTTCACCTATCCCCCGCTGGCCGCGCTGTTCTTCACGCCGCTGGCGTTGCTGCCGCTGACCGCGGCCGCGGTGGTGATGATCGCGCTGTCGGTGCTGAGCCTCGGGGTCACGCTGTGGCTGGTGCTCGTCCGAATCCGGCCCGAGCTGCCGCGTGCGGCCGTCCTGGCGCTGGTCATCGGCGCGGTCGCGGTGGCGCAGTTGCTGGAACCGGTGCGGCAGACCCTCGGGTTCGGCCAGATCAATCTGCTGTTGATGGCGGCGGTCACCGCGGATTGCCTGGTGCGCAAACCGTTCTGGCCGCGCGGGATGCTGATCGGGATCGCGATCTCGATCAAGCTGGTCCCGGCCGCGTTCCTGCTGTACTTCCTGCTGCGCCGAGACTGGCAGGCGCTGCGGAACATCGGGATTTCCGCGGTCGCCGCGGTGGGTGCCGGATTCCTGCTGTTTCCGAAGGATTCGGTGCAGTACTGGTTCCACACCGTCACCGACACCGGCCGCATCGGGTCGCCGCACTTCGCGGGCAATCAGTCGCTCAAAGGCATGCTGTTCCGGCTCGGGCTCGACACACCGGTGGCGACCGCGCTCTGGCTCACGCTCTCGGCGGTCGCCCTCGCGCTCGCGGTGGTCTGGATGCGCCGGCTGCTCGACGAGGGCGCGACGGTGACCGCGCTGTTGGTGAATGCGTTTGCGCTGCTGCTCGTTTCGCCGGTGTCCTGGTCCCACCACTGGGTGTGGACGGCGCCCGCCCTGCTGGTCGCGGCGAGCGCCATCGAGCGCGGCAACCGCAACCCGTGGTTCCTCGGTGCGGTCGCCGCCTTCGCGGCCCTGCTGCTGATCGGGCCGCAGTGGCACCTGCCGTGGCAGCGCGAGCTCGACTGGACCTGGTGGCAGCAGCTCGTCGGCAGCAGCTACGTGCTGGCCGCGCTCGCGGTGCTGATTTTCGCGGCCGTTCAGTCCTCGGCGGTGGGCGTGAGGAAGGCGGCGAGCGCGGCGGCGTAG
- a CDS encoding dihydrofolate reductase family protein, producing MTQLVRVHNFAVSSDGYGAGEGQSFERPFGHADPADLMSWAGATAHWPNRTDPGGTYGLDDYMTRDFANNIGAEIMGRNKFGPQRGPWENHDWQGWWGAEPPFRTPVFVLTHHVRPSFTLADTTFHFLDAAPKDALAQAFEAAAGKDVRIGGGVATVRQFLDADLIDTMHVAVAPTVELGRGERLWTSPEELADRFHLEQIPSPSGVVHHLFWRR from the coding sequence ATGACACAGTTGGTCCGCGTTCACAACTTCGCCGTTTCCAGTGACGGCTACGGCGCCGGGGAGGGGCAGAGCTTCGAGCGCCCGTTCGGCCACGCCGATCCGGCCGATCTCATGTCCTGGGCGGGTGCTACCGCGCACTGGCCCAACCGGACCGACCCCGGCGGAACCTATGGCCTCGACGACTACATGACTCGCGACTTCGCCAACAACATCGGCGCGGAGATCATGGGGCGCAACAAATTCGGTCCACAGCGCGGGCCATGGGAGAACCATGACTGGCAAGGATGGTGGGGTGCCGAACCCCCGTTCCGCACGCCGGTCTTCGTCCTCACCCACCACGTGCGGCCTTCGTTCACGCTGGCGGACACCACGTTCCATTTCCTCGATGCGGCTCCGAAGGACGCACTGGCGCAGGCATTCGAGGCCGCCGCGGGCAAGGACGTGCGAATCGGCGGCGGTGTCGCCACGGTGCGGCAGTTCCTCGACGCCGACCTGATCGACACCATGCATGTCGCCGTGGCGCCGACGGTCGAACTCGGTCGCGGTGAAAGATTGTGGACGAGTCCCGAGGAACTTGCCGACCGTTTTCACCTGGAGCAGATCCCGAGTCCGAGCGGCGTGGTGCATCACCTCTTCTGGCGACGGTGA
- the purL gene encoding phosphoribosylformylglycinamidine synthase subunit PurL yields MTPQVDTVSAAAATPDAPQPYKELGLKDDEYTRIKEILGRRPTDAELAMYSVMWSEHCSYKSSKVHLRYFGETTTDEMKASMLAGIGENAGVVDIGDGWAVTFKVESHNHPSYVEPYQGAATGVGGIVRDIMAMGARPIAVMDQLRFGAADHPDTRRVVDGVVRGVGGYGNSLGLPNVGGETVFDASYQGNPLVNALCAGVMRVEDLHLAFASGTGNKIILFGARTGLDGIGGVSVLASDTFSGDESGSGRKKLPAVQVGDPFTEKVLIECCLELYAAGLVVGIQDLGGAGLSCATSELAAAGDGGMHIDLTKVPLRAANMTPAEILSSESQERMCAVVTPENVDAFMAVCKKWDTLATVIGEVTDGERLVISWHGETVVDVPPRTVAHQGPVYERPVQRPDYQDALIADSTDNLSRPKTGDELRATLLQMLASPQLCSRKWITEQYDRYVRGNTVLAENADAGVIRIDEKSGRGIALATDASGRYTKLDPYAGAQLALAEAFRNVATTGATPKAVSNCLNFGSPEDPGVMWQFQQAVRGLADGCVALGIPVTGGNVSFYNQTGQDAILPTPVVAVLGVIDDVHRRIPTGLGLEPGETLILLGETRDELGGSIWSQVAHDHLGGVPPKVDFEREQLLAEVLKSGSRDGMISAAHDLSEGGLAQTVVEAALAGETGCRILLPEGSDPFVQLFSESAGRVLVAVPRTEETRFTKMCDARGLPWVRIGVVDQGSDELEVQGQFTVPLAELRTAYEGTLPALFGAHTA; encoded by the coding sequence GTGACTCCGCAGGTCGATACCGTCAGCGCAGCCGCAGCAACCCCCGATGCGCCGCAACCGTACAAAGAACTCGGCCTCAAGGACGACGAGTACACCCGCATCAAGGAGATCCTCGGCCGCCGGCCCACCGATGCCGAGCTGGCCATGTACTCGGTGATGTGGAGCGAGCACTGCTCCTACAAATCCTCGAAGGTGCACCTGCGCTACTTCGGTGAGACCACCACCGACGAGATGAAGGCCTCGATGCTCGCGGGCATCGGCGAGAACGCCGGCGTGGTCGACATCGGCGACGGCTGGGCGGTCACCTTCAAGGTGGAATCGCACAACCACCCGTCCTACGTGGAGCCCTACCAGGGCGCGGCCACCGGCGTCGGCGGCATCGTGCGCGACATCATGGCCATGGGCGCGCGGCCCATCGCGGTGATGGATCAGCTGCGCTTCGGCGCGGCCGATCACCCGGACACCCGGCGCGTGGTCGACGGTGTGGTGCGCGGCGTCGGCGGCTACGGCAACTCGCTCGGCCTGCCGAATGTCGGCGGCGAGACCGTGTTCGACGCCTCCTACCAGGGCAACCCGCTGGTCAACGCGCTGTGCGCCGGTGTCATGCGGGTCGAGGACCTGCACCTGGCCTTCGCGTCCGGCACCGGCAACAAGATCATCCTGTTCGGTGCGCGTACCGGCCTCGACGGCATCGGCGGCGTCTCCGTGCTCGCCTCGGACACCTTCTCCGGTGACGAGTCCGGCAGCGGTCGTAAGAAGCTGCCCGCTGTGCAGGTCGGCGACCCGTTCACCGAGAAGGTGCTCATCGAGTGCTGTCTGGAGCTGTACGCGGCCGGTCTGGTCGTCGGTATCCAGGACCTCGGCGGCGCCGGACTCTCGTGCGCCACTTCCGAACTCGCGGCCGCGGGCGACGGCGGCATGCACATCGACCTGACCAAGGTCCCGCTGCGCGCCGCGAACATGACCCCCGCCGAGATCCTCTCCAGCGAATCCCAGGAGCGGATGTGCGCGGTCGTCACCCCGGAGAACGTGGACGCGTTCATGGCCGTCTGCAAGAAGTGGGACACGCTGGCCACCGTCATCGGTGAGGTCACCGACGGCGAGCGCCTGGTCATCTCCTGGCACGGCGAGACCGTGGTGGACGTGCCGCCGCGTACCGTCGCGCATCAGGGCCCGGTGTACGAGCGCCCGGTGCAGCGTCCCGATTACCAGGACGCGCTGATCGCCGACAGCACCGACAACCTGTCGCGACCCAAGACCGGCGACGAACTGCGCGCCACGCTGCTGCAGATGCTGGCCAGCCCGCAGCTGTGCAGCCGCAAGTGGATCACCGAGCAGTACGACCGCTATGTGCGCGGCAACACCGTGCTCGCCGAGAACGCGGACGCGGGCGTCATCCGGATCGACGAGAAGTCCGGCCGCGGTATCGCGCTGGCCACCGACGCCTCCGGCCGCTACACCAAGCTGGACCCCTACGCCGGTGCGCAGCTCGCGCTGGCCGAGGCGTTCCGCAATGTCGCCACCACCGGCGCCACCCCGAAAGCCGTCAGCAACTGCCTGAACTTCGGTTCGCCGGAAGATCCGGGCGTGATGTGGCAGTTCCAGCAGGCCGTGCGCGGTCTCGCGGACGGCTGTGTGGCCCTGGGCATTCCGGTCACCGGCGGCAACGTCAGCTTCTACAACCAGACCGGCCAGGACGCCATCCTGCCGACCCCCGTGGTCGCCGTGCTCGGCGTCATCGACGACGTGCACCGCCGCATTCCCACCGGCCTCGGCCTGGAGCCCGGCGAGACGCTGATCCTGCTCGGCGAGACCCGCGACGAGCTCGGCGGCTCCATCTGGTCGCAGGTCGCCCACGATCACCTCGGTGGCGTGCCGCCCAAGGTCGACTTCGAGCGCGAGCAGCTGCTCGCCGAGGTCCTGAAGTCGGGTTCGCGCGACGGCATGATCAGCGCCGCGCACGACCTGTCCGAGGGCGGCCTGGCGCAGACCGTGGTGGAGGCCGCACTGGCCGGTGAAACCGGTTGCCGCATCCTGCTTCCCGAGGGCTCCGACCCGTTCGTCCAGCTGTTCTCCGAGTCCGCCGGCCGCGTGCTGGTGGCGGTGCCGCGCACCGAGGAGACCCGCTTCACCAAGATGTGCGACGCCCGCGGCCTGCCGTGGGTGCGCATCGGCGTGGTCGACCAGGGCTCCGACGAGCTCGAGGTGCAGGGCCAGTTCACGGTTCCGCTGGCGGAACTGCGCACGGCCTACGAAGGCACGCTGCCCGCACTCTTCGGCGCACACACCGCCTGA
- a CDS encoding YiaA/YiaB family inner membrane protein, with translation MSTPNAQPKTTSAFIAQAAIAFGISFFGAGVGVFYLPLDAWQRGFLGMSLLFLVTSTFTLAKVIRDKHESENLHTRIDQARMEKLMAEHDPFKTI, from the coding sequence ATGAGCACACCTAACGCACAGCCGAAGACCACGTCGGCATTCATCGCGCAGGCCGCGATCGCGTTCGGCATCAGCTTTTTCGGGGCGGGCGTCGGCGTTTTTTATCTTCCCCTGGACGCGTGGCAGCGCGGGTTCCTCGGTATGTCGCTGTTGTTCCTGGTGACCAGTACCTTCACGCTGGCGAAGGTGATCCGGGACAAGCACGAATCGGAGAACCTGCACACCCGGATCGATCAGGCGCGGATGGAAAAGCTGATGGCCGAACACGATCCGTTCAAGACGATCTGA
- a CDS encoding CPBP family intramembrane glutamic endopeptidase produces the protein MPGLRLNLRGRTAANAAFATGYALVFHGAPQWLSARGLRVGLASAGVAAAGYGVALSVPALRAKLIEFADQEPEVSPIEWAAVHIPIGTAYSEELIFRGTLEPLLANTFGPRTGPMLGALTFGLWHIHPARTAGDSVPGTVALTTLGGLAFSWLRRRGGSTTAPFLHHWALNAGGVLAPRLARRFGPVGPAQ, from the coding sequence TTGCCTGGCCTGCGCCTGAATCTGCGCGGGCGCACGGCGGCCAATGCCGCATTCGCCACCGGCTATGCCCTGGTGTTTCATGGTGCACCGCAATGGCTTTCGGCTCGCGGATTGCGGGTCGGGCTCGCATCGGCAGGTGTCGCCGCCGCCGGATACGGTGTGGCGCTGTCTGTTCCGGCTCTGCGTGCGAAGCTGATCGAGTTCGCCGATCAGGAGCCCGAGGTCTCACCCATCGAATGGGCGGCAGTGCACATCCCGATCGGCACCGCCTACAGCGAGGAACTGATCTTCCGCGGCACCCTGGAACCCTTGCTGGCCAACACTTTCGGCCCGCGCACCGGTCCCATGCTTGGTGCGCTGACCTTCGGCCTGTGGCACATCCACCCGGCCCGCACCGCCGGCGACAGCGTCCCGGGCACCGTCGCCCTCACCACCCTCGGTGGTCTGGCCTTCAGCTGGCTCCGCCGCCGCGGCGGCAGCACGACCGCTCCCTTCCTGCACCACTGGGCCCTCAACGCGGGCGGCGTCCTCGCCCCGCGCCTGGCCCGCCGCTTCGGGCCTGTCGGACCCGCGCAGTAA
- a CDS encoding helix-turn-helix domain-containing protein has product MAQPVAHDKLPVPPGKSGCPINMTIELLGDRWSLIVLRDIMFGGNTHFRELLAGSIEGIASNILANRLAKLVAAGLLTRDDDPSHRQKVEYHLTEAAIQLVPLLAQLGAWGARWLDTTPELTVRAELLAAGGPALWERFMAELRGTHLAGAPAPADGVLAELTAAYHRAVGESQGY; this is encoded by the coding sequence ATGGCGCAACCAGTTGCTCATGACAAGCTCCCGGTTCCCCCGGGCAAGTCGGGCTGCCCGATCAACATGACGATCGAGCTACTCGGCGACCGATGGAGCCTGATCGTGCTGCGCGACATCATGTTCGGCGGCAACACCCACTTTCGTGAACTGCTCGCCGGCTCCATCGAGGGCATCGCATCGAACATCCTGGCCAACCGCCTCGCGAAACTCGTCGCCGCGGGCCTGCTCACCCGCGACGACGACCCGAGCCACCGCCAGAAGGTCGAATACCACCTCACCGAGGCGGCGATCCAGCTCGTCCCGCTGCTGGCCCAACTGGGCGCGTGGGGTGCCCGCTGGCTGGACACGACGCCGGAACTGACCGTGCGAGCCGAACTGCTGGCCGCCGGCGGTCCCGCACTGTGGGAGCGATTCATGGCCGAACTCCGCGGCACCCACCTGGCCGGAGCGCCGGCGCCCGCCGATGGCGTGCTCGCGGAACTGACCGCCGCCTATCACCGAGCAGTTGGCGAGAGCCAGGGCTACTGA